Proteins from a genomic interval of Cloacibacillus sp.:
- a CDS encoding efflux RND transporter periplasmic adaptor subunit gives MEEENKATETTELKHEDKKRYLAYLVIALVVIGAAGYMWYTKAEEKKKAAAAAAAVYHPPVVTALTIKRADMPIVMEYTGQTNGMKEAELRAQVSGIIKKKLYKEGMPVRAGQTMFVIDPSPYRATVNRNAASLKQSEVQRDLMKVDYDRASALYAKNAVSKAEYDTAQSNFHASQSAVDASRAALRQSQIDLEWTTVRAPIAGYASKEQFSVGNLVDAGGLLATIVQSHNLYVDFAIPADTYRKNVDFKNKGYLKTVPGGPYVELALGDGAKINKKGKLDFQNQFVTPQTASINARAVFDNADNSLYAGQFVRVYVKGYYVPNVITVPLKATIQASEKSFVFKLNEKNIPEKIEIAVIKTVGNDCLVGSGLNVGDRIVSDGVGKVQPGKEVAVEGAK, from the coding sequence GTGGAAGAAGAAAACAAAGCGACTGAAACTACTGAGCTTAAACATGAAGATAAAAAGAGGTATCTGGCGTACCTTGTCATTGCGCTTGTCGTTATTGGAGCGGCGGGGTACATGTGGTATACGAAAGCAGAGGAAAAGAAAAAGGCGGCGGCGGCCGCTGCCGCGGTCTATCACCCGCCAGTGGTGACGGCTCTTACAATAAAGCGCGCTGATATGCCCATTGTCATGGAGTACACAGGACAGACCAACGGCATGAAAGAGGCGGAGCTGCGCGCACAGGTGAGCGGCATTATAAAGAAAAAGCTCTATAAAGAGGGTATGCCGGTAAGGGCTGGGCAGACTATGTTCGTCATCGACCCGTCGCCGTACCGCGCCACTGTGAACAGAAACGCCGCCTCGCTAAAACAGAGCGAGGTGCAGCGCGACCTGATGAAGGTAGATTATGACAGGGCGTCGGCTCTTTATGCGAAGAACGCCGTAAGCAAAGCCGAATATGACACAGCGCAGTCGAATTTCCACGCTTCGCAGTCCGCCGTCGACGCCTCGCGCGCCGCGCTGCGCCAGTCGCAGATAGACCTTGAATGGACCACCGTCCGCGCGCCCATCGCGGGCTACGCGAGTAAAGAGCAGTTCTCCGTCGGCAACCTTGTCGATGCGGGCGGCCTTCTCGCCACCATCGTCCAGTCGCACAACCTCTATGTAGATTTTGCCATTCCGGCGGACACCTACAGGAAAAACGTCGATTTCAAAAATAAAGGCTATCTGAAGACCGTCCCGGGCGGCCCTTATGTCGAGCTTGCTTTGGGCGACGGCGCCAAGATAAACAAAAAGGGAAAGCTTGATTTCCAGAATCAATTCGTAACCCCGCAGACGGCCTCAATAAACGCAAGGGCGGTCTTTGACAACGCAGACAACAGTCTTTACGCTGGGCAGTTTGTGCGCGTCTATGTAAAGGGCTATTACGTGCCGAATGTCATTACGGTCCCTTTGAAGGCGACGATACAGGCGAGCGAGAAGTCGTTTGTCTTTAAGCTGAATGAAAAAAATATTCCAGAGAAGATAGAGATCGCCGTTATAAAGACGGTCGGCAACGACTGCCTCGTCGGCTCCGGTCTTAACGTCGGCGACAGAATAGTTTCTGACGGCGTGGGGAAGGTGCAGCCCGGCAAAGAAGTAGCTGTCGAAGGGGCAAAATAG
- a CDS encoding multidrug efflux RND transporter permease subunit, with protein sequence MFSLMFIKRPILATVCSIVIVIAGLVSIVTLPVAQFPELVPPQVTVSAQYPGATPEVIAQVVASPLETQINGVDNMIYMNSVSNGQGNMTLTVTFDLGTDPDQATINVNNRVQMATPSIPAEVRQYGIVVQKSSPNILLIFALYSPKGIYDTIYMSNYALLNVVDDLKRIAGVSDVNIFTDQDYAMRIWLKPDKMAQLGIMPTDVAAAVKDQNSQYALGRFGDAPTKTDLQKTYIMTSTGRLTTEEEFENIIIRSVPGGETVYLKDIARVQLGAKSYNFTGTLNGTPAVPVGITLAPGANAIKVCDEVKAQLAQAQQKFPSGMVYDIPYDTTTFVRVSIEEVIITLFEALLLVFLVVFLFLQDFRATIIPCLAVPVSIIGTFAGMKAFGFSINTLTMFGLVLAIGLVVDDAIVVIENVDRHMEEGLSPYDATCKAMEEVTGPVIAIVLVLVSVFIPIAFLGGLTGELYRQFAITLATSVAISGFVALSLTPALCAKILKPQDQRPKFAFFRWFNSFFDKLTSCFSSSVKVMLKHGVIMALVFLLFVAATTAMALKMPTSLVPDEDQGVILESMSLPDGSAMNQTEELAAQVSKITSSLPQVETSLVFSGYNIMNSSNQANYGAGFIKLKDWNLRKKPGDDSFSTAAKIMGKAWSVPEGQIYAFNPPAIIGMSTTGGVEGYLQSRQSTNVEEIEATVKQFINEAEKRPEISSVTTTFSTKVPQYYVYIDRVKAKSLGVSLSDVFGAMGSIYSNYYVNDFDKLGRTFQVLISSEEEYRDRPDDLKYTYIRAENGNMVPLESLVELRPTTGPDTMERFNVFPSAKITGQPAAGYTSGQVIKALEEVSETLPEGFTLAWTGTAYQEQKTGSATMIAFVLGIIMVFLILAAQYERWSLPFAVVLSVPIALFGAFIATITRGLSNDLYFQVALVTLIGLSAKNAILIVEFALEEHQKGVPLMKAAVDASHLRFRPIMMTSIAFILGVLPLAVSTGAGAASRHSIGTGIIGGMTASTVIGIFFVPCFFVMVMKLSSKKKSQEEAK encoded by the coding sequence ATGTTTTCTTTGATGTTCATCAAACGGCCCATCCTTGCGACCGTCTGCTCGATCGTCATCGTCATAGCGGGGCTGGTCTCCATCGTCACGCTGCCTGTGGCGCAGTTCCCGGAGCTTGTGCCGCCGCAGGTGACTGTCAGCGCGCAGTATCCCGGTGCAACGCCTGAGGTTATAGCGCAGGTCGTAGCCTCCCCGCTTGAGACGCAGATAAACGGCGTCGACAACATGATCTATATGAATTCGGTCAGCAACGGGCAGGGCAATATGACGCTCACCGTAACTTTTGATTTGGGCACCGACCCAGACCAGGCGACGATAAACGTCAACAACCGCGTACAGATGGCGACGCCGTCCATACCGGCGGAGGTGCGTCAGTACGGCATCGTCGTGCAGAAATCGTCGCCCAATATACTGCTCATCTTCGCGCTGTACTCCCCTAAGGGTATATACGACACCATCTATATGAGCAACTACGCGCTGCTGAACGTCGTCGACGACTTAAAGCGCATAGCAGGCGTAAGCGACGTCAACATTTTCACAGATCAGGATTACGCAATGCGCATCTGGCTCAAACCCGACAAAATGGCGCAGCTCGGCATCATGCCAACGGATGTGGCGGCCGCCGTCAAGGACCAGAACAGCCAGTACGCGCTTGGCCGTTTCGGAGACGCCCCTACGAAGACGGACCTGCAAAAGACCTATATCATGACCTCTACCGGACGCCTCACCACGGAAGAGGAATTTGAAAATATCATAATAAGAAGTGTACCGGGCGGAGAAACCGTCTACCTTAAAGATATAGCGCGAGTCCAGCTCGGCGCGAAGAGCTATAATTTCACAGGCACGCTGAACGGCACGCCCGCCGTGCCCGTCGGCATCACGCTTGCGCCTGGTGCGAACGCTATCAAGGTCTGCGACGAGGTGAAGGCGCAGCTTGCCCAAGCTCAGCAGAAATTTCCAAGCGGCATGGTCTACGATATTCCTTACGACACGACGACCTTTGTACGAGTCTCAATCGAAGAGGTCATAATAACGCTCTTTGAGGCTCTGCTTTTGGTATTCCTAGTCGTCTTCCTCTTCTTGCAAGACTTCCGCGCCACGATAATCCCGTGTCTTGCGGTGCCGGTCTCCATCATAGGCACCTTCGCCGGTATGAAGGCCTTCGGTTTTTCCATCAACACGCTGACGATGTTCGGCCTCGTCCTTGCTATAGGGCTGGTCGTTGACGACGCCATAGTCGTCATAGAAAATGTCGACAGGCACATGGAGGAGGGGCTTTCGCCGTATGACGCCACCTGCAAGGCTATGGAGGAGGTTACGGGACCTGTCATAGCCATCGTGCTTGTGCTTGTCTCAGTCTTCATCCCGATAGCATTCCTGGGAGGACTTACGGGAGAGCTTTACAGGCAGTTTGCAATCACACTTGCCACCTCCGTCGCAATCTCTGGCTTCGTCGCCCTTTCGCTTACGCCCGCGCTCTGCGCGAAGATCTTAAAACCGCAGGACCAGAGGCCGAAATTCGCATTTTTCAGGTGGTTTAACTCTTTCTTTGATAAACTTACCAGCTGCTTCTCCTCATCCGTCAAGGTGATGCTGAAGCACGGCGTCATCATGGCCTTAGTATTTCTGCTCTTCGTCGCGGCGACAACCGCTATGGCCCTCAAGATGCCGACCTCGCTTGTGCCGGACGAGGACCAGGGCGTTATCTTGGAATCGATGTCGCTGCCGGATGGAAGTGCGATGAACCAGACTGAGGAGCTTGCAGCTCAGGTCTCAAAGATCACCTCTTCGCTGCCGCAGGTCGAGACCTCGCTCGTATTCTCCGGATACAACATAATGAACTCTTCAAACCAGGCGAACTACGGCGCTGGCTTCATCAAGCTGAAAGACTGGAACCTGCGCAAAAAGCCGGGCGATGATTCCTTCTCCACCGCAGCGAAGATAATGGGAAAGGCGTGGAGCGTCCCCGAAGGGCAGATATACGCTTTCAACCCGCCCGCCATCATAGGAATGAGCACCACAGGCGGCGTTGAGGGATACCTGCAAAGCAGACAGAGCACGAACGTCGAAGAGATAGAAGCCACCGTAAAACAGTTCATAAACGAGGCTGAAAAACGTCCTGAGATATCCAGCGTGACGACCACCTTCTCGACGAAGGTGCCTCAGTACTACGTCTACATCGACCGTGTCAAGGCAAAGTCGCTAGGCGTCAGCCTCTCCGACGTCTTCGGCGCGATGGGCAGCATCTACAGCAACTATTATGTCAACGACTTTGACAAGCTGGGCCGCACCTTCCAGGTGCTCATCTCGTCAGAGGAGGAATACCGCGACAGGCCGGACGACCTGAAATATACCTACATCAGAGCGGAGAACGGCAACATGGTCCCGCTTGAATCGCTCGTTGAGCTGCGCCCCACAACGGGGCCGGACACGATGGAGCGCTTCAACGTCTTCCCGTCGGCTAAGATAACGGGACAGCCGGCTGCGGGCTACACCTCGGGTCAGGTCATAAAGGCGCTCGAAGAGGTTTCAGAGACGCTGCCGGAGGGCTTCACTCTCGCTTGGACGGGAACGGCCTATCAGGAACAAAAAACGGGATCGGCCACGATGATAGCCTTTGTGCTTGGCATAATAATGGTATTTCTCATTCTGGCCGCCCAGTACGAACGCTGGAGCCTTCCCTTCGCAGTGGTGCTCTCCGTGCCAATCGCGCTCTTTGGCGCGTTTATTGCCACGATAACGCGCGGCCTCTCCAACGATCTTTATTTCCAGGTGGCGCTTGTGACGCTGATAGGGCTTTCAGCTAAGAACGCTATCCTAATTGTAGAATTCGCGCTTGAAGAGCATCAGAAGGGCGTTCCCCTTATGAAGGCCGCCGTAGACGCCTCCCATCTGCGTTTTCGACCCATCATGATGACCTCCATAGCGTTCATCTTGGGCGTGCTTCCGCTCGCCGTAAGCACAGGCGCGGGAGCCGCAAGCCGCCATTCCATTGGCACGGGTATCATTGGAGGCATGACGGCCTCCACGGTAATTGGAATATTCTTCGTGCCCTGTTTCTTTGTCATGGTCATGAAGCTCTCTTCAAAAAAGAAGAGCCAAGAGGAGGCGAAATAG
- a CDS encoding efflux transporter outer membrane subunit encodes MTTSALLAALFIGSFFHIDLGPGVKSPLAYEMPPAYVLTVSQDAYIDKNAPLPKITPETAWWKLFDEPVLDRCVDEALSRNRDLEAAMAAVMQSRAAFKVARGSQRPSINAQIDVSRSYELGASNGVQNETNYLTPAGAANYEMDLWGKLQKATRAARENILATEAAKNTVRLALASEVAANYFSLRATDRQIVVAEENLMSQQKTLELSKFQYSHGQVSQLEVQRNEALVASTGVQVQQLQLAMRGYETSLLLLMGRDPKEFADLDVPRGAYIADLPTCPVIPEGIPADLLIQRPDIIQAVFSYRTALANIGSARAAQYPSISLTGLIGNINNTPQTLFNGPTGWSTAAGLVAPIYNGGKLSANVRKNEAIAQQALAQYYKAVQSAMKEVIDAIEANVKSERIVKLEEQQAEAQKKAYELAKTQFMDGKTSQLDLLDAERQLLSAQLQLEGGRAERFNAAVSLCRALGGGWQYTAPDDLQNKTLPKPWEKKKDNKK; translated from the coding sequence ATGACTACGAGCGCGCTTCTTGCCGCACTTTTTATCGGCTCGTTTTTTCATATAGACCTTGGTCCCGGCGTCAAATCGCCGCTTGCCTATGAGATGCCGCCGGCCTATGTGCTGACCGTATCGCAGGACGCCTATATAGATAAAAACGCGCCGCTGCCAAAAATAACGCCAGAGACCGCGTGGTGGAAGCTTTTTGACGAACCCGTCCTTGACAGGTGCGTTGACGAAGCTCTGAGCCGCAACCGCGACCTTGAGGCTGCGATGGCCGCTGTCATGCAGTCGCGCGCCGCGTTTAAAGTAGCGCGCGGAAGCCAAAGGCCCTCCATAAACGCGCAAATTGACGTCTCTCGCTCATACGAGCTAGGCGCGTCAAACGGCGTGCAAAACGAAACTAACTACCTGACGCCGGCCGGCGCCGCTAACTACGAGATGGACCTTTGGGGAAAGCTGCAGAAGGCGACGCGCGCCGCGCGGGAAAACATTCTCGCGACAGAGGCCGCGAAAAACACAGTGCGCCTTGCGCTCGCCTCCGAGGTAGCAGCCAACTATTTCTCCCTGCGCGCCACGGACAGGCAGATAGTAGTAGCCGAGGAAAACCTGATGTCGCAGCAAAAAACTCTCGAACTCAGCAAGTTCCAATATTCGCACGGACAAGTGAGCCAGCTCGAAGTCCAGCGCAACGAGGCGCTTGTAGCTTCCACCGGCGTTCAGGTGCAGCAGCTCCAGCTTGCCATGCGCGGGTATGAAACGTCGCTGCTGTTGCTCATGGGCCGCGATCCAAAAGAATTCGCGGATCTAGATGTGCCGCGCGGAGCCTATATAGCCGACCTTCCGACATGCCCCGTCATACCTGAGGGCATCCCCGCCGACCTTCTCATACAGCGCCCAGACATCATCCAGGCGGTCTTCAGCTACCGCACGGCGCTTGCGAACATCGGTTCGGCGCGCGCCGCGCAGTATCCTTCAATCTCGCTCACAGGACTCATAGGCAACATCAACAACACGCCGCAGACTCTCTTCAACGGCCCCACGGGCTGGTCCACCGCGGCGGGGCTTGTCGCGCCCATTTACAACGGAGGAAAGCTTTCTGCGAACGTCCGCAAAAACGAGGCCATTGCGCAGCAGGCGCTCGCTCAGTATTACAAGGCCGTGCAGAGCGCGATGAAAGAGGTCATAGACGCGATTGAAGCCAACGTCAAGAGCGAAAGGATAGTAAAACTTGAAGAACAGCAGGCCGAGGCGCAGAAAAAGGCCTATGAGCTTGCGAAGACGCAGTTCATGGACGGAAAGACAAGCCAGCTTGACCTGCTTGACGCCGAGCGCCAGCTGCTTTCCGCACAGCTTCAGCTTGAAGGAGGGCGCGCCGAAAGGTTCAACGCCGCCGTGAGCCTCTGCCGCGCTTTGGGCGGCGGCTGGCAATACACAGCGCCTGACGACCTGCAAAATAAAACGCTGCCGAAACCGTGGGAAAAAAAGAAGGATAATAAAAAATAA
- a CDS encoding DUF1643 domain-containing protein: MFDFNDYRRLSTMLHPLPEGVSAVCVLGAPTRPENEPSEDGLHDAFLWRPYLEQQWGGPDSELLMFVLMNPSSADAEYNDNTTRKCMEIAREHGFGGMIVTEVWALRSTGNEWLLAEPGAAGSDMEYLQMFTSGDIDVGTEYYQSLMHLHGDIDFIAAALQNPRVETVYCGWGSHPEASAQVRIQKISSVLQASGKNIVCGGQNEDGSPRYALYTPAGSPFVPFNL, encoded by the coding sequence ATGTTTGATTTCAATGATTACAGAAGATTATCCACGATGCTCCACCCACTGCCGGAGGGAGTGTCCGCCGTATGCGTTTTGGGCGCGCCCACGCGGCCTGAGAACGAGCCGAGCGAGGACGGCCTTCACGACGCCTTTCTGTGGCGTCCGTACCTTGAGCAGCAGTGGGGAGGGCCGGACTCCGAACTACTGATGTTCGTGCTGATGAACCCCAGCTCCGCCGACGCAGAATATAACGACAACACGACTCGAAAATGTATGGAGATAGCGCGCGAACACGGTTTTGGCGGAATGATAGTGACGGAGGTGTGGGCGCTTCGCAGCACCGGCAATGAATGGCTCCTCGCGGAGCCGGGCGCGGCGGGCTCGGATATGGAATATCTTCAGATGTTCACAAGCGGAGATATCGACGTAGGCACGGAATATTATCAAAGCCTGATGCACCTTCACGGCGACATTGACTTTATAGCGGCGGCGCTGCAAAATCCGCGGGTGGAGACCGTCTACTGCGGCTGGGGCTCGCACCCGGAGGCCTCCGCGCAGGTTCGTATACAGAAGATTTCTTCCGTTTTGCAGGCTTCGGGAAAAAATATCGTCTGCGGAGGCCAGAACGAAGACGGTTCGCCAAGATACGCGCTGTACACGCCGGCCGGTTCCCCGTTCGTACCATTTAACCTTTAA